One segment of Mastomys coucha isolate ucsf_1 unplaced genomic scaffold, UCSF_Mcou_1 pScaffold23, whole genome shotgun sequence DNA contains the following:
- the LOC116072404 gene encoding olfactory receptor 8D2-like gives MNHSSVIDFILEGLTKRPELQLPLFLLFLAIYVITVVGNLGMILLITVSSQLHSPMYYFLSHLSFIDLCYSTVITPKMLVNFVCEKNTISFLECMTQLYFFLIFVIAEGYLLTAMAYDRYVAICSPLLYNIVMSHRVCSIMMTVVYSLGFFGATVHTTRMTMLSFCGSHIVSHYFCDILPLLTLSCSSTHINEVLLFIIGGINTLAPTLAVIISYAFILTSILRIRSNEGRSKAFGTCSSHIMAVGIFFGSITFMYFKPPSSNNMEQEKVSSVFYTTVIPMLNPLIYSLRNKDVKSALKKMVGGRQSS, from the coding sequence ATGAACCATTCTTCAGTGATTGACTTTATCCTCGAAGGACTAACAAAACGCCCAGAGCTTCAGCTCCCactgtttctcttgtttctggcAATATATGTGATCACAGTGGTGGGAAACTTGGGCATGATCCTCTTAATCACTGTTAGTTCTCAACTTCACTCTCCAATGTATTATTTTCTCAGTCATTTATCCTTCATTGACCTTTGCTATTCCACTGTCATTACCCCAAAGATGTTGGTGAACTTTGTATGTGAGAAGAACACAATCTCATTTTTGGAGTGCATGACtcaactttatttcttcctcatttttgtcATTGCAGAAGGTTACCTGCTGACagccatggcctatgaccgctatgttgcCATCTGTAGCCCACTGCTGTACAACATTGTCATGTCCCACCGGGTCTGTTCCATAATGATGACTGTAGTATACTCACTGGGCTTCTTTGGTGCTACTGTCCATACAACCCGTATGACAATGTTGTCCTTCTGTGGGTCTCATATTGTCAGCCACTATTTTTGTGATATTCTACCCTTGTTGACTCTGTCTTGCTCCAGCACCCATATTAATGAGGTACTGCTGTTTATTATTGGTGGAATTAATACACTAGCACCTACACTGGCTGTCATCATCTCTTATGCTTTTATTCTGACAAGCATTCTTCGCATCCGCTCCAATGAAGGACGTTCCAAAGCATTTGGCACCTGTAGCTCCCACATTATGGCTGTGGGAATCTTCTTTGGTTCTATAACTTTCATGTATTTCAAGCCTCCTTCCAGCAATAATATGGAACAGGAGAAAGTGTCCTCTGTGTTCTACACCACAGTGATTCCAATGCTAAATCCCCTCATATACAGCCTGAGAAACAAGGATGTAAAGAGTGCACTGAAAAAGATGGTTGGTGGAAGGCAGTCATCCTAA